Below is a window of Bremerella alba DNA.
TTTGAGCACTATACATATGCTACACCAGGCTGGTATATCTAAATCATGTCCAGGGGACGCTTCCCCGGCACCATGCCTATTTTCTTTTTAGGCATACGAAAAACAGTACCCAGTTCGCTGCTGTATAAGCAGCAAAACGTAGGGCCCCGCGCGAACGCGGGTCGGACGCCTGGTACCCGCATCGCGACCCGCGTTCGCGCGGTGCCCAACTAACCCAACACCACACAAGAGCACCGTTATGTCCCATCACCAGGAAACACCTGAAAAACACGAACCGAGCACCTCTGCCGCTGTTAAACCGAACCAGTATCAAGCCAAAGAACGCGGTCCACCCTAACAACCCGCCCCCTTACCTAGGGTAGGGTGCGAGCAGAGACGCGAAGCGGAACGTATCGCACCAAATGCGGTCTCCATCCAATAACAACGCGACAACGTTGTGCCTGGTGCGATTCGCTGCACTGCTCAGCACCCTACATCAAAACAGGCCTCTCATCTCTTGTCCCCTCTCCCTCGAAGGAAGAGGGCTAGGGCGAGGGATTCCTGAACAACATTTAACAAAGACCACAAGAACACGTCTCGCATCGCACAAGAAATCCGTGCGCGCATGCGTTGCCAACAAGCGAAATGCCCCCGTCACCCTAACCCTCTCTGTGCGAGTACGGAGGCGAGGGGACCAAAGACTGGGATGGCAACGCGACAACGTTGTGCCTGGTGCGATTCGCTGCGCTGCTCCGCACCCTACATCAAAACAGGACTCTCTTCTCTAGTCCGCTCTCCCTCGAAGGGAGAGGGGACAAGAGTGCGGATGCGCAATCCCCCAACACAACGCCCATAACAACGTGGGCACCCCAATCCATTTTTTTGAAAGCAAGACCACCATGTCCGACACTACCCAACAACCAAACCCAATCACCACCACCATCCCGAATCGGTCTATCGAAACGCCGATTGCGGATCGCATGCGGCAGCTCTTCAATCGGCTGCAGGAAGAGCTACGTTTAAAGCAACAAGAGATTGACCGACTGCAGCAGGAACTTGATCACCGTCCCGAGAAAGCCCCGGCCAGCGAGCAGCGGTTGCGGCGAACCAAGCGAAGCTCGATCCAAAAGGTGCCTTTGCCGCGGCGAGAGAATTCGGCCCATGCGAGCCAGCAGAAATCAGGCGGGTCAGATGGCTTCGCGCAGCGGCATCGTTTGCCGGGCAGCCAGTTCCATCTGGGCGAGAACGCCGCGCCAGTTGCCCGGGTTGCCAGGGGTGATGCGTCCCAAGACGCGGGCCGCGCTGGCTCCGGTCAAATCAGGCAAGTTGCCACTGACCTGGTCGACATGCAGCGAGGCAAAGATGGCGGCGATCGAAGCCCCGACCGCGCCCGAGATCCAGCCACGCTGAACTTCGGTCGTCACCGGGACGCCAGGAAACTGGTCGGCAATTTGTTGAACCAATTTTTCGCGGCGGGCACCACGCCCCAGCACGATGATTTCGGCGAATTCCGGCGAACGCGGAAAATGCTCAGCGATTGCCTGATGAATTGATTCGGTCCAATACGACTCCATCGCATGATTCAACGTGACGCTCGATCCCAGCAGCTGCGGCATCTCTTCCAAGATGCCGTCGACGATCGCTTGCACTTGATGCGGAGAATCGGCCGAGACCTTTTCAATCGCGAGCCGCGAGAGCAGATCGATCAGCTCCGCAGTATGGACCTGGCTGGCACTTGGCTGCGGCTCGCAAAGGCTTTGCAGCAGATGCAAAAGGGCGAAGCCTGGGCCGAGTTGACGGTAGACAATCGACGGAATGGGGCGATTTTTTCGCCGGGCCGGCAAGTA
It encodes the following:
- a CDS encoding anhydro-N-acetylmuramic acid kinase, with translation MTPCSRFVSAAILKVDGRGLNACFDVIHQLNVRTPPDVRAMLEQGGAGLTTGTQLPGMVSRLVSELQVVNVERLLNSCGVSAEKVTAIGQRGPVCGREFWKQTGSAISIGDPAILAEATGITVMDHFEQRDIAKGGSAHGLDVLPMWLLLTQAVDSVSARPKVVVRLDHSIELFYLPARRKNRPIPSIVYRQLGPGFALLHLLQSLCEPQPSASQVHTAELIDLLSRLAIEKVSADSPHQVQAIVDGILEEMPQLLGSSVTLNHAMESYWTESIHQAIAEHFPRSPEFAEIIVLGRGARREKLVQQIADQFPGVPVTTEVQRGWISGAVGASIAAIFASLHVDQVSGNLPDLTGASAARVLGRITPGNPGNWRGVLAQMELAARQTMPLREAI